Within the Debaryomyces hansenii CBS767 chromosome E complete sequence genome, the region ATGAACCATTACGTAATGAAATGACTTACTCCTGACTAAAGAACAGATAATAAACCCGAGATATCATTAATTCTACTttgttttcattatttaagaTATACCTTGAGCaatatttatgattatATATAAGCAACCAGAAAGATACAAACACAGAACAGAATAATGCCCAATCAATATGTTTATAACAGTTACCAACAACTGTATTCACCTTCCATCCCCAACGGAAGTCTCAATGTAGTTGGAACCAGTCCAACATTTACAAATATGAATTATAATGTACCAAATTCAGCTGAATCGTCTGCAAGCTCTACGACTAGCTCGATGGGTTCATCAGTGACTAGTAACTCATCCAACTATTCGTTCCATACACCAAGATTAAGATACTACTTGTCTAAGTCATTTGACATCGAGGATGATATGGAATTTTGTCCTGACATTCCCGAGATAGCAGGTAATAGTCCCCCAGCCAAGAGATTTAATCCCTACACCGCATCTGTATTTTCTCCTGTCATTCAGCCTGAGAGCAACCATGAACCCATGTCTCCCATGAATAGTGGTGCGCAGTCTCCTAGAGTCCACACACCAAGAATCAAGAAGCCGTTGGAAATTGTCAACCCCCAAACGAAGATGCGTGTAAGTTCTCCGGCCATTCACAATAAGTAACTGGTTTATGTATAGCGGGTTCTACTGCTAGTTTTAATGTGTCACGTGTTAGTACTTtagttttattttcatcctTTGTTATTTTAGTCGTTGTATTTTAGTAGTTGTAATGGTGTACTGGTTTGTTATGGCTGAGTTTGGttctatatatttatcacTTTAGATTTAAATAGTCATTGTtgtatatattgatatacaAGTATTAGTATTAAGTGAACGAGTAATCGGTCCTCGGAAAGTTGTAATGCGCAAATCTTCCGATAAGGATGTTCGAGGAAGGCAAGATATGGTATCTCTGGATTCGACTTATCCGATGTCCACCATCATATCTTTTTATCTCTCTATCTATCTATTCGGTTCTGTACAGGCAAAATTGTGA harbors:
- a CDS encoding DEHA2E02618p (no similarity) gives rise to the protein MPNQYVYNSYQQSYSPSIPNGSLNVVGTSPTFTNMNYNVPNSAESSASSTTSSMGSSVTSNSSNYSFHTPRLRYYLSKSFDIEDDMEFCPDIPEIAGNSPPAKRFNPYTASVFSPVIQPESNHEPMSPMNSGAQSPRVHTPRIKKPLEIVNPQTKMRVSSPAIHNK